Sequence from the Microbacterium sp. AZCO genome:
CGCGGTCGCATCGTCTACGTCCGCAACGCAGTGAAGGGTGCCTGAACTCATGGCTGACTCGACTCTCGCGCTCGACGTCCTGAAGGCCGACGGCAAGAAGGCCGGCTCTGTCGAGCTGCCCGCCGCGCTCTTCGACGTCAAGACGAACATCCCGCTCATCCACCAGGTCGTCGTCGCGCAGCGCGCGGCGGCTCGCCAGGGCACCCACTCGACCAAGCGTCGCGGTGAGGTCTCGGGCGCCGGCCGCAAGCCCTTCAAGCAGAAGGGCACGGGTAACGCCCGCCAGGGCTCGATCCGCGCGCCGCACATGACCGGCGGTGGAATCGTCCACGGCCCGAAGCCGCGCGACTACTCGCAGCGCACGCCCAAGAAGATGATCGCGGCCGCCCTCCTGGGTGCGCTCAGCGACCGTGCTCGCGGCGACCGTCTGCACATCGTCGACTCGTTCGGCATCGAGGGCTCGCCTTCGACCAAGGCTGCTGCCGCGGTCCTCTCGGGCTTCGGCGCCGTCAAGAACGTCCTGGTCGTCATCGACCGCGACGACGAGCTCAGCATCCTGAGCGTGCGCAACCTCGCGTACGTTCACGTGCTGTCGTTCGACCAGCTGAACGCCTACGACGTGCTCGTCTCCGACGACATCGTCTTCACCAAGGCCGCCTACGACGCGTTCGTCGCGTCCAAGACCGCTGCCACCGAGGAGGTCTCGGCATGAGCACCATCGCCGTCAACAAGGACCCGCGCGACATCATCCTGAAGCCGGTCGTCTCCGAGAAGAGCTACGGGCTCATCGACGAGGGCAAGTACACGTTCCTCGTGGACCCCCGCGCCTCGAAGTCCGAGATCAAGCTCGCCATCGAGAAGATCTTCGGCGTCAAGGTCGCAGCGGTCAACACGCTCAACCGCGTCGGCAAGGCCCGTCGCACCCGCTTCGGCACGGGCAAGCGCAAGGACACCAAGCGCGCCATCGTGACGCTGAAGTCGGGCACCATCGACATCTTCACGGCAGTCGGCTGACGGTCGGGACAGAGGACTAGAGAACAATGGCAATTCGCAAGTACAAGCCCACGACCCCCGGTCGCCGCGGCTCGTCGGTGGCCGACTTCGCCGAGATCACCCGATCGACGCCCGAGAAGTCGCTCCTCCGCCCGCTCGCCAAGACCGGTGGCCGCAACAACCAGGGC
This genomic interval carries:
- the rplD gene encoding 50S ribosomal protein L4, whose amino-acid sequence is MADSTLALDVLKADGKKAGSVELPAALFDVKTNIPLIHQVVVAQRAAARQGTHSTKRRGEVSGAGRKPFKQKGTGNARQGSIRAPHMTGGGIVHGPKPRDYSQRTPKKMIAAALLGALSDRARGDRLHIVDSFGIEGSPSTKAAAAVLSGFGAVKNVLVVIDRDDELSILSVRNLAYVHVLSFDQLNAYDVLVSDDIVFTKAAYDAFVASKTAATEEVSA
- the rplW gene encoding 50S ribosomal protein L23, giving the protein MSTIAVNKDPRDIILKPVVSEKSYGLIDEGKYTFLVDPRASKSEIKLAIEKIFGVKVAAVNTLNRVGKARRTRFGTGKRKDTKRAIVTLKSGTIDIFTAVG